The nucleotide sequence ACGAGTGGTTTGGACCCATTCTCGGAAGTGCTCAAAATCCGGTAAATTCATAATGAGGAGACCTACAAGCAACTGAGGAAACAGAGTTTTATAGAAAAAGCATGTTGTCCGCTTCGATGAATTTCATGAGCTTGTCGAAGTGGCTGTCGCATGACGGCTCGAAGCTTCGTTATCCCGGTTAGCTCTTGTTCAATTATTAGAGTAAAATTTGCTGATACAAATTTTAGATACTTGAACAATGCGTTTTCCGAACTTCATACTGTTCAATTAGTGAAAGTCGAAGTCGTTGCAGAGATCGAAGGAGAATATGGGCCGCTTACTATTTCGGAGCGCATGGTTCAAAAAATTTGGGCCAAAGGAGATTTTCGGAAATCGGATTTAAAAACTCTGGAAGGTGCTCATCTGGAGATTCTGGATTTGGGCCAATGGAATCTCCTGGCTGGCCCGGATTTTAAACAGATTGCGATTAAGGTAAATGGAAAGGTTATTCACGGAGATGGTGAGCTACATTTCTTTGATTCGGATTGGGAGACTCACAACCATGAGTCGGATCCTGCGTTTAAAAATGTGATTTTGCACATTTTGGTATTTCCTCCTAAAATCCGGAAACGTTCTATCCGATGTTCTGTAGAGCACACGTTACTTTTTTTGGACCTTTTGCCTCAAGGTTTGGAAAGTTATGCGGAAGAAGAGGCATTGGGAGCGCTCATTTCTGGTGATGAGACTGCTTTGGAAGAATCTCTTCTGGAATTGGGATTCGATGACCGAATGGCACTTTTGGTAGAATCTGCCGCTAAACGTTGGAAGGCCAAAGTGGACTATGCAAAACGTCGAATTGAAACGCTTGGCTGGGAAGAGGCCTGTCACCAGACTGCGTTGGAAATCATGGGTTACCGGTACAACCGGGCTGCCATGCTTTTTCTGGCGGGTGATTATTCGTTGAGTGCCTTGCGATCGGGAAATTTCTCCGCAGCGGACCTCTACCAGGCGGGGCACGGAAGGTGGCGTACATCAGGCACACGTCCCGCCAATCATCCGCGTCAGCGACTTTTTCAGTATGAAGATTGGATCAATCAACGGCCGCTTTGGCCTTCCGATTTGGAGGACTCACTCAGAGATTTTCCCCAGGTTCCTGATTCTGAGCTTATTAAAACGACCCGTAAGACGCTTGCTTTGGGAAAAATCCGGAGCTTATTGGCAGAAAAGGTGGTTGGCGGTGCAGTCGGCGGAACTCGGATTGAGAACCTCATTTGTGACGGATTTTTGCCTTTGGTGGCCGCTCGCTCGGGGAGGGAGTTATTTTCTTACTGGTACCATTGGTTTCCTGGTGATATTCCATCTGCCTTGAAAAGACTTTTCCAACTAGTGAATAAGGGCTCTCCAAGACGGCATGCTTTATGCAATGGAGCGTTGCAGGGTGCTTTACAGCGGATGATTGAAGTTAGGGCACCAAAACGAAGAAAATAAGCCTTTTATAGTCTCAACCTTTGGATACTTGACATGGGGTTTGTCCGGGTCTAACACTTTCCCCTTTCACACTTTACCAACACTGGGAAGTGGGCTCTTCAGCCCGCTTTTTTTTATCACTATTTATCACATGAGCAGCGAAATTTTATCCGTCCTGGAATATATGGAGAAGGAAAAGGGCATCGATCGAAAAGACATGATCGGCGCCATTTCCCTGGCTATCAAAACCGCGGCCAGCAAAGGTGTAAATGCCGGCCAAGAGCTCAAAGTCGAGATCGACCCTAAGACGGGTGGATTGCACGCATGGATGCTTCTCAATGTGGTTGACTCAATAAGTGATCCAACCACCGAGATTCACATCGAGAAGGCTCGATTGATTGACAAGGAAATGAACCTGGGTGACGTCTTCGAAAAGCCAATTGATCCTGCTTTCCTGGGTCGTATTGCTGCTCAAACTGCCAGACAGGCGATTATGCAGCAAGTCCGTCAATTTGAAAAAGAACGCATTTTCGATGATTACAAGGATTCGATTGGTGACGTGGTTTCCGGAATCGTTCGCCGCCGCGAGCGTAGTGATTTGATTATCGACTTGGGTAAGGCGGAAGCACTTCTTCCTGCCCGTGAAAAAGTACATGGCGAAGATTATGCTCCCGGAGAGCGTATTCGTTGCCTGTTACTGGCCATTGAGCAAACCAACCGTGGACCGGAATTGATTCTTTCACGCGCCCATTCAAAATTTATTCGCCGGCTCATGGAGCTGGAGGTCACGGAAATAACCGATGGAACGGTTGTGATCAAGGCTTTGGCCCGCGAGCCGGGATACCGGACTAAAATTGCGGTCATGAGCAAAGATAAAAAGGTCGACCCGGTAGGAGCTTGTGTAGGAGCCCGCGGAGCACGTGTTAAGAGTATTGTTCGCGAGCTGGGTGGAGAAAAAATTGATATCATTCGTTATTTTGAAGACCCTAAGGAAATGCTGGCGGAAGCACTGAAGCCAGCTGTGCCCCTGAATGTGGAGATCGACGAACGAAACAAACGGATTCACTTTGAAGTTGCAGACCGAGATCTTTCGGTAGCAATCGGTCGTCGCGGACAAAATGCGCGTCTTACATCCCGCCTCATGGGCTGGCGTCTCGACATTAGCAAAGAGAAGATCGCCGGTGGATTCGAAGACCGTAAGGAACGTGCAATTGCCGGGCTTAACCAGATTCCTGGAATTAGCGATGAGCTAGCTAATCGTTTGGTAGCTGTGGGCTTGATCAGTCCTGAAACATTTACAGGTGTTGAGGCATCTGACCTTCTGGATGCCGGGTTTACCCAAGAAGAGGCGGATGAAGTATTAACCAAAGTTAAGGAGTTTCTCTCCCAATAAAATAGAATATTTCTTAGGTCCAAATCCTACTGCCGTTAACTCGGCGGAACAAATATATGAGTGTAAGAATTCACGAAATTTCAAAACAGACAGGCGTTTCCAATAAGGAAATCGTCGATCTGCTGAAGGAAAGGGGATACGCAGTATCTACCGCTTCGAGTGGCATTGATCCCATTTCAGCAGAATCTCTAATCGAAGAGCTCGGGCGGG is from Verrucomicrobiota bacterium and encodes:
- a CDS encoding DUF2851 family protein, with product MKVEVVAEIEGEYGPLTISERMVQKIWAKGDFRKSDLKTLEGAHLEILDLGQWNLLAGPDFKQIAIKVNGKVIHGDGELHFFDSDWETHNHESDPAFKNVILHILVFPPKIRKRSIRCSVEHTLLFLDLLPQGLESYAEEEALGALISGDETALEESLLELGFDDRMALLVESAAKRWKAKVDYAKRRIETLGWEEACHQTALEIMGYRYNRAAMLFLAGDYSLSALRSGNFSAADLYQAGHGRWRTSGTRPANHPRQRLFQYEDWINQRPLWPSDLEDSLRDFPQVPDSELIKTTRKTLALGKIRSLLAEKVVGGAVGGTRIENLICDGFLPLVAARSGRELFSYWYHWFPGDIPSALKRLFQLVNKGSPRRHALCNGALQGALQRMIEVRAPKRRK
- the nusA gene encoding transcription termination factor NusA; this translates as MSSEILSVLEYMEKEKGIDRKDMIGAISLAIKTAASKGVNAGQELKVEIDPKTGGLHAWMLLNVVDSISDPTTEIHIEKARLIDKEMNLGDVFEKPIDPAFLGRIAAQTARQAIMQQVRQFEKERIFDDYKDSIGDVVSGIVRRRERSDLIIDLGKAEALLPAREKVHGEDYAPGERIRCLLLAIEQTNRGPELILSRAHSKFIRRLMELEVTEITDGTVVIKALAREPGYRTKIAVMSKDKKVDPVGACVGARGARVKSIVRELGGEKIDIIRYFEDPKEMLAEALKPAVPLNVEIDERNKRIHFEVADRDLSVAIGRRGQNARLTSRLMGWRLDISKEKIAGGFEDRKERAIAGLNQIPGISDELANRLVAVGLISPETFTGVEASDLLDAGFTQEEADEVLTKVKEFLSQ